A section of the Malania oleifera isolate guangnan ecotype guangnan chromosome 2, ASM2987363v1, whole genome shotgun sequence genome encodes:
- the LOC131148858 gene encoding glucan endo-1,3-beta-glucosidase-like → MAAMFILLLGLSMLSSQMKGAQSIGVCYGRKADKLPPASEVIDLYKSNGIAQMRIYDPDQFVLQALKGSNIDLILDVPKDKLQSFASNPSAAADWVQTNVKSLSPDVKFKYIAVGNEIKPSDAESKDVLLAMQNVQAAIASAGLQDQIKVSTAIEFGLLGTSYPPSDGSFRDDAKPYINPIINFLASNGSPLLANVYPYFSFIGDPQNIQLQYALFTAPGVVVHDPHSNLDYQNLFDALMDALYSALEKSNGANVEIVVSESGWPSAGEAAATTENAGTYYKNLIDHVKGSGGTPKKPGRAIQTYLFAMFDENRKPGAPTEQHFGLFSPDKQPKYQISFN, encoded by the exons ATGGCCGCTATGTTCATCTTGCTTCTTGGACTCTCCATGCTTAGCTCCCAAATgaaag GGGCACAATCCATCGGAGTATGCTACGGAAGAAAGGCTGATAAGCTACCGCCGGCGTCAGAAGTTATAGATCTCTACAAATCCAACGGCATCGCCCAAATGCGAATCTATGATCCAGATCAATTCGTCCTTCAAGCCCTTAAAGGATCCAACATAGACCTCATCCTAGATGTCCCCAAAGACAAACTCCAATCCTTCGCTTCAAACCCTTCGGCCGCAGCCGACTGGGTCCAAACCAACGTCAAGAGCTTGTCTCCCGATGTCAAATTTAAGTACATCGCCGTCGGCAACGAGATCAAGCCCAGCGACGCCGAGTCCAAAGACGTTCTCCTCGCCATGCAAAATGTCCAAGCCGCCATAGCTTCCGCCGGCCTCCAAGACCAGATCAAAGTCTCCACCGCCATAGAGTTTGGCCTCCTCGGCACCTCCTACCCGCCCTCTGACGGATCCTTTAGGGACGACGCAAAACCCTACATAAACCCTATTATAAACTTTCTCGCCAGCAATGGTTCCCCGCTTCTGGCCAATGTCTACCCCTATTTTAGTTTCATCGGTGATCCCCAAAATATCCAACTTCAGTACGCCTTGTTCACCGCCCCCGGCGTCGTCGTCCATGACCCGCACAGCAACCTCGACTACCAGAACCTCTTTGATGCCCTAATGGATGCTCTATACTCTGCTCTCGAGAAGTCCAACGGCGCGAACGTGGAAATTGTTGTGTCGGAGAGCGGGTGGCCGTCGGCCGGCGAGGCGGCGGCTACGACGGAGAATGCAGGGACTTATTACAAGAACTTGATTGATCATGTTAAGGGATCAGGCGGAACCCCAAAGAAGCCTGGACGAGCAATACAGACTTATTTGTTTGCCATGTTTGATGAGAATAGGAAGCCGGGTGCTCCCACGGAGCAGCACTTTGGTCTTTTCTCGCCTGACAAACAACCCAAGTACCAAATTAGCTTTAATTAA